One Gossypium raimondii isolate GPD5lz chromosome 3, ASM2569854v1, whole genome shotgun sequence genomic window carries:
- the LOC105797149 gene encoding 1-aminocyclopropane-1-carboxylate oxidase 5: MAVLLFFFFLLFDISRAIPVLDFSKLNGHERAKTLAHIANACEDWGFFHLVNHGIAEDLLERVKKVSTDFYKLEREENFKNSKVVKLLNETGDKKLENVDWEDIVTLTDDNVNEWPSQTPGFKETFKEFRYELKKLAEKILEVLDENLGLPKGHIKKAFDGEEGENNAFFGTKVSHYPPCPNPERVIGLRPHTDAGGLILLFQDDEVGGLQVWKDGEWIDVEPLKNTIVISVGDQIEVISNGRYKSAWHRVFSTTDSNRRSVASYYNPSHKATIAPAPQLMKETNEEWNQAYPKFVFGDYMSVYYQQKFHPKEPRFQAVSAM, translated from the exons ATGGCggttcttcttttcttcttctttttgttgttcGACATTTCAAGGGCGATTCCGGTGCTTGATTTCTCTAAGCTCAATGGCCACGAGAGGGCCAAAACACTAGCTCACATTGCTAATGCATGCGAGGATTGGGGATTTTTTCAT CTGGTGAACCATGGGATTGCAGAGGATCTGCTGGAGAGAGTGAAGAAGGTTTCAACAGATTTCTATAAGCTGGAAAGGGAAGAGAATTTCAAGAACTCGAAGGTGGTGAAATTGTTGAATGAAACTGGTGACAAAAAGTTGGAGAATGTGGATTGGGAAGATATTGTAACTTTGACGGATgataatgtaaatgaatggCCGTCTCAAACACCAGGATTTAA GGAAACCTTTAAGGAATTCAGATATGAGCTGAAGAAATTGGCTGAAAAAATCTTGGAAGTATTGGATGAAAACTTGGGGTTACCAAAAGGGCACATTAAGAAGGCTTTCGACGGTGAAGAAGGTGAAAACAATGCCTTCTTTGGCACAAAGGTGAGTCACTATCCGCCATGCCCGAACCCTGAAAGGGTCATTGGTCTTCGACCCCACACCGATGCCGGTGGCCTCATCTTACTCTTTCAAGACGACGAAGTGGGCGGCCTTCAAGTATGGAAAGATGGGGAATGGATCGATGTGGAGCCGTTGAAGAACACGATCGTGATCAGCGTCGGTGATCAGATCGAGGTGATTAGCAATGGGCGATATAAGAGCGCTTGGCACCGTGTTTTCAGCACCACTGATAGCAACAGGCGATCCGTTGCTTCGTATTATAACCCTTCACATAAAGCCACCATTGCTCCTGCACCACAACTGATGAAGGAAACGAATGAAGAATGGAATCAAGCTTATCCCAAATTTGTGTTTGGTGACTATATGTCTGTTTATTATCAGCAAAAGTTCCACCCGAAAGAACCAAGGTTCCAAGCTGTATCGGCCATGTGA
- the LOC105795688 gene encoding uncharacterized protein LOC105795688 encodes MAPYEALYDCICRTPLCWTELGERRVLGPELIFKIEDNVKVIRDRLKGKLSPRFIRSFQIVKRVGPIAYQLEIPPELDYIHDVFLVSMLRRYQSNPSYIVSVEEIEVRLDLTFEKEPIQILDRDVKVLMRKSASLVKVLWQNHGIEEATWEPEGSILL; translated from the exons atggcaccttacgaggctctgTATGATTGTATCTGTCGTACTCCGttgtgttggactgagttgggtgagcgTCGGGTTTTGGGTCCCGAATTGATTTTTAAGATTGAAGATAATGTTAAAGTGATTCGGGATCGTCTTAAG GGCAAGTTGAGTCCTAGGTTCATTAGGTCGTTCCAGATTGTGAAACGTGTTGGACCGATCGCCTATCAGTTAGAGATACCTCCCGAGTTAGACTATATTCACGATGTGTTCCTCGTCTCCATGTTGAGGCGGTATCAGTCGAATCCATCTTACATTGTCTCTGTTGAGGAAATTGAGGTTAGACTGGATTTAACTTTCGAGAAGGAACCAATTCAGATTCTGGATAGAGATGTTAAAGTCTTGATGAGGAAGTCTGCTTCTCTGGTTAAGGTTCTGTGGCAGAATCATGGCATTGaggaagccacttgggaaccTGAGGGTTCGATTCTTCTGTAA